In the genome of Juglans microcarpa x Juglans regia isolate MS1-56 chromosome 6S, Jm3101_v1.0, whole genome shotgun sequence, the window CTGCTCTATTCTCGAGTGGTAAAATAGGGGCTTGCCGTATGGGGTTGTCTGTGGTTTACGGTGGACTAGGGTAGATTTGGGTGGTTCATCGTGGTGGTGTGGCAGAGCTTCCTGCAACACAAGGTGCAAGCAAGGGTTGGACTGGCTACTGCGACGTGGAGTTTACTTCGGGCTGGTTTTGTGCAGTGGTCCTATGGCAGAGTGGCTCTCGGCCTTTTTGTGGCACAACATTGCAATGGATGCCAGGAAGGGCTGGATTTGGATACTGCAACATGGGCGAGAAAGTTTTTAATGTGAGGTTGAGGTGTGGTGCATTGGTCATGTTTGGGGGCTTGGGTAGAACCGGTTGACCATGATGGGGAGGTGACGTGAGAGAGTCTGGCTTATGGACAGTTGCAGTTGTGGTTGAGGAAGGAGGTAGTCCGTTGTTGGGGCTGGTGCTCTGTGTGTGACGATTTGGTTCGGCAACCCTAGCTTCATGGGGAAGATAACGACATGTGCATGGAGTTACATGGGTATATATAGAAGGAAATTAggttcaaaaattttaaagcgAAGGGCTCTAGAATTGTAATCCCTATTGAGAGGTAATTCTATTGAGATGTGAGTTCTAGTGGGAGTTTGAGGTGTGCATGGTTGTAGTTTATAGAGGGAATCAATTAGGGGTTTTATTATTAAGAGTAATCTAGAACGCTAATAGTGTTTGGAGTCTAACACTCAAGAGcttgaagtttaaaaaaaaataatgtagccTAACTCTaggttcaaataaatataacttatatgaAGAAACAATCTGTCATGCTTTGTGGAGATGTGATGCAGCAGTGGATGTTTGGGCAAAGGGAAGCAGTCCAGTTCAGAAATGGTCATCAGAAGTGGTAGATTTTGGGATGGTTTGGAAGAAAATGATACAATTTCTGAGCATGGAAGATCTAGAACTGGTTTCTATTGTTTTGAGAAACATCTGGTTGAGGACAAATAGATTCATCTTTGAATCTTTGTTTAACAGTCCAGCAAACATCTTTATGTAGGCTAAAATAACAAGGGCTGATTTCAAAGAAGCCAACTGTGTTGAGAGCCAAAAAGGAAATCCTGCAATAAGAGAAGTGGAAAAATGGAGAAAGCCTAGAGAAGGGATGACGAAGTAAATTGGGATGCTGCCTTCATGAATGATAGTAAGAGGATGGGAGCTAGGATTGTTTGTCGAGATCAAGAGGGGGACATTCTATTCTCTGCTTGTATGACACAGTCAAGTGCTATGATAGCAAGCCAAGCAGAAGCTGTGGCCTTGTGGAAAACAATGAAGTTATGTGATGATTTACAGGTGGGAGAAGCTGAGCTAGAAGGTGATGCTTTATGCATTGTCAAAGCAGTTAATAGTAAAGATGAGAGTTGGGAATGGGGAGGCCAAATAATTAAAGACATAAGGGGGATGCTAAACAACAGACCCCAATGGTATGTTAATCATATACGAAGGGAGGCAAATAAGGCTGCAAATTACTTAGCAAAAATTGCTTTGATAATAGATGAAGACTTAGTTTGGATGGAAGATGGCCTTGAGAGTCTG includes:
- the LOC121236576 gene encoding uncharacterized protein LOC121236576 — translated: MGARIVCRDQEGDILFSACMTQSSAMIASQAEAVALWKTMKLCDDLQVGEAELEGDALCIVKAVNSKDESWEWGGQIIKDIRGMLNNRPQWYVNHIRREANKAANYLAKIALIIDEDLVWMEDGLESLYSLILQDKIVIRSS